The Capsicum annuum cultivar UCD-10X-F1 unplaced genomic scaffold, UCD10Xv1.1 ctg51358, whole genome shotgun sequence region attaattttattttgcttatttttttaaatatcttttcTAGAAGGTTTTGAAGTCCTCTGTAGAAGCTGCTCTTCAAGTTCTACATTTTGCCATATACCATTGAGAACTAACTGAGATGGAGGAACGTGagcaagaaagagaaaaagaattgggGAAGAATTGTAGCACTGACCATGATGCTCGCAGTAATGCTTTATCTCATAAATACAGAGCTGAGAGTGATGATGAATCTCTATCTAGAGCTTGCAACGAGTGGCATAGCAAGAGCTCCACTGCAGgtaaaaaaataactatcatATAATCTTTAAAGGTTTCAATCTATGACATTTCTTTTTCGGGGACCTGAATCATTAGTTGAATGCAGATATACCATTCTTTTTGGTGACCATTAGTTCAAATTCGAGTGTTAACCTCAGGAATCTAAGGGAGTTGGAAGCCTGCCAACATAATGGTCAAAAGGTTTGTGTGTTTGATCTTAATTTTGTTTGGAATCTTAACTAGTATAAAGGATGTATAGTCGTTGTGTAAGATTAAACGTGCTGCACTGATTTTATTACATACTTGTGATATTAATGATACAAGGCTTTTTAACATAAATGGCAGGTCTTTTTTGGTTTTTATGGCCCTTGTCATCTTCCAAATAATCCTGGATGTCCACTTCACAATTATCTCCCTATATCTGTTCAAGGTGGGGCCTTAGAAAGATTTATTTTTTCTGCTACCATGAGAACCGTGGTTTTGCAGATCTGGGATTGTCGCTTATTGGAGAAGCTGAAATATCTTTTTCACAAGGTATATCTATTGGTAATAGGTTTTGGTTTCTAATTTATGCGTAACTTTATAAATAGTGAAAGTCATATCGTCTACAACCATAATTGAATTTGTTTAGGAGGGGGAGTCATGAGAACATACCAAATGTAGTGGGATGGGAACTAAACAAAGGAAAGAAGGTTCCGAGGTGTATCAGCCTTGCTAAATCTATTTATTGCAACTCCCTCACTATTAATTCCTTTGATGATCTATCTATATGGTGTTAgttcattttatctatttcaatGTTTCCTTCTAATATTAATGTTTCTAAAGTTTTCTTTTGCATTCTTCCAGTAAAGTGGCAGTGAAGCAATGGAAACTGATCATTCTCCTCCAGCTGAAATCAACATATCTTCCGAGAGGTTTGTGTAATTAACTaattgattattacattcatttctTTGTACTCCATGGTA contains the following coding sequences:
- the LOC107853898 gene encoding ubiquitin-like modifier-activating enzyme atg7 isoform X2: MEEREQEREKELGKNCSTDHDARSNALSHKYRAESDDESLSRACNEWHSKSSTADIPFFLVTISSNSSVNLRNLRELEACQHNGQKVFFGFYGPCHLPNNPGCPLHNYLPISVQGGALERFIFSATMRTVVLQIWDCRLLEKLKYLFHKWQ
- the LOC107853898 gene encoding ubiquitin-like modifier-activating enzyme atg7 isoform X1, which encodes MEEREQEREKELGKNCSTDHDARSNALSHKYRAESDDESLSRACNEWHSKSSTADIPFFLVTISSNSSVNLRNLRELEACQHNGQKVFFGFYGPCHLPNNPGCPLHNYLPISVQGGALERFIFSATMRTVVLQIWDCRLLEKLKYLFHKEGES
- the LOC107853898 gene encoding ubiquitin-like modifier-activating enzyme atg7 isoform X3, encoding MEEREQEREKELGKNCSTDHDARSNALSHKYRAESDDESLSRACNEWHSKSSTADIPFFLVTISSNSSVNLRNLRELEACQHNGQKVFFGFYGPCHLPNNPGCPLHNYLPISVQGGALERFIFSATMRTVVLQIWDCRLLEKLKYLFHK